From Streptomyces griseorubiginosus, one genomic window encodes:
- a CDS encoding ATP-binding cassette domain-containing protein, whose translation MTDAIVAEGLRKRYGDKDALDGLDLRIAPGSVHGVLGPNGAGKTTLVRVLATLLRPDGGRAEVAGHDVVRQAYEVRLRIGLLGQHAALDEELGGHQNLEMFGRLHHLGARHARLRADELLERFGLADTGRKPVRAYSGGMRRRLDLAASLIRDPEVLFLDEPTTGLDPRGRAEVWAAVRSLAGGGTTVLLTTQYLEEADQLADRISLVDGGRVVADGTADELKARTGGDRIDVVLRDAGQLGAAVALLPLDAATVSVDADRRLLSAPVTDRMAALSGVVRALEAAGIEAEDVVLRRPTLDEVFLHLTGDQNRVKEAV comes from the coding sequence ATGACCGACGCGATCGTCGCGGAAGGCCTGCGCAAGCGCTACGGCGACAAGGACGCCCTGGACGGGCTCGATCTGCGGATCGCGCCCGGCAGCGTCCACGGCGTGCTCGGCCCGAACGGAGCCGGCAAGACGACCCTGGTCCGTGTCCTGGCCACGCTGCTGCGGCCGGACGGGGGCCGCGCCGAGGTGGCGGGCCACGACGTGGTGCGCCAGGCCTACGAGGTACGGCTGCGCATCGGCCTGCTCGGCCAGCACGCGGCCCTCGACGAGGAACTCGGCGGCCACCAGAACCTGGAGATGTTCGGCCGCCTCCACCACCTGGGCGCCCGCCACGCGCGCCTGCGTGCCGACGAGCTCCTGGAGCGCTTCGGGCTCGCCGACACCGGCCGCAAGCCGGTCCGCGCCTACAGCGGCGGTATGCGGCGCCGACTGGACCTCGCGGCCTCCCTGATCCGTGACCCGGAGGTGCTGTTCCTGGACGAACCCACCACCGGCCTCGACCCGCGCGGCCGCGCCGAGGTCTGGGCCGCGGTCCGCTCCCTGGCCGGCGGCGGCACGACGGTCCTGCTGACCACCCAGTACCTGGAGGAGGCCGACCAGCTCGCCGACCGCATCTCCCTCGTCGACGGCGGCCGGGTCGTCGCCGACGGCACCGCGGACGAGCTCAAGGCCCGCACCGGCGGCGACCGCATCGACGTCGTCCTGCGCGACGCGGGTCAACTGGGCGCGGCGGTCGCCCTGTTGCCGCTCGACGCGGCCACGGTCTCCGTCGACGCCGACCGTCGGCTGCTCAGCGCCCCGGTCACCGACCGGATGGCGGCGCTCTCCGGTGTCGTACGGGCTCTGGAGGCGGCCGGGATCGAGGCGGAGGACGTGGTGCTGCGCCGGCCCACGCTGGACGAGGTGTTCCTGCACCTCACCGGCGACCAGAACCGAGTGAAGGAGGCCGTGTGA
- a CDS encoding PadR family transcriptional regulator produces the protein MSSIRLLVLGAVRQHGRAHGYQVRNDLEYWGAHEWSNAKPGSIYHALKQMAKQGLLHAHEIAPSTAGGPPRTEYEITDLGTEEFLRLVREALTSYDQKMDIKSAAIGFMVDLPRAEAVALLEERVRRIDEWRSAVLEHYVPEDGPEQLGHIGEIMNLWIHTADAEAEWTQGLIARIEGGAYTFAGEGEPFVGVLAEGEENPYATGERHPEDAR, from the coding sequence ATGTCAAGCATCCGTCTCCTCGTGCTGGGCGCGGTGCGCCAGCACGGGCGGGCCCATGGCTACCAGGTGCGCAACGACCTGGAGTACTGGGGCGCGCACGAGTGGTCCAACGCCAAGCCCGGCTCGATCTACCACGCCCTGAAGCAGATGGCGAAGCAGGGGCTGCTGCACGCGCACGAGATCGCACCCTCCACGGCCGGCGGCCCGCCGCGCACCGAGTACGAGATCACCGACCTGGGCACCGAGGAGTTCCTGCGGCTGGTGCGCGAGGCGCTGACCTCCTACGACCAGAAGATGGACATCAAGTCGGCGGCCATCGGCTTCATGGTCGACCTGCCACGCGCCGAGGCGGTCGCCCTTCTCGAGGAGCGCGTCCGGCGCATCGACGAGTGGCGCTCCGCCGTCCTCGAGCACTACGTGCCCGAGGACGGTCCCGAACAGCTCGGTCACATCGGCGAGATCATGAACCTCTGGATCCACACGGCCGACGCCGAGGCCGAGTGGACCCAGGGGCTCATCGCCCGGATCGAGGGCGGGGCGTACACCTTCGCCGGCGAGGGCGAGCCGTTCGTCGGCGTCCTCGCCGAGGGTGAGGAGAACCCGTACGCGACGGGGGAGCGGCACCCGGAGGACGCCCGCTAA
- a CDS encoding DinB family protein, which yields MVMHVPAEEYGDERGALLSFLEEQRGGIRRAVLGLTDEQASSRPSASELSLAGLVKHVAEVEQSWIARARGEEPAVQREPSNWHECFALVGDETVASQLAYWEKVAAETEAFARSVPSLDETFPLPDQPWFPPGGRVSVRWVLLHLIRETARHAGHADIIRESLDGKTAFELVALAQG from the coding sequence ATGGTCATGCACGTTCCCGCGGAGGAGTACGGCGACGAGCGCGGCGCGCTTCTGTCCTTCCTGGAGGAGCAGCGCGGCGGCATCCGGCGCGCGGTGCTCGGGCTGACCGACGAGCAGGCGTCCAGCAGGCCCAGCGCGAGCGAGCTCTCCCTGGCCGGGCTGGTCAAGCATGTCGCCGAGGTCGAGCAGAGCTGGATCGCCCGGGCCAGGGGCGAGGAGCCGGCCGTACAGCGGGAGCCGTCGAACTGGCACGAGTGTTTCGCGCTGGTCGGTGACGAGACCGTGGCGTCGCAGCTGGCGTACTGGGAGAAGGTCGCCGCCGAGACGGAGGCGTTCGCCCGGTCGGTGCCGAGCCTCGACGAGACCTTCCCGCTGCCGGACCAGCCCTGGTTCCCGCCGGGGGGCCGGGTCTCCGTGCGCTGGGTGCTCCTGCACCTGATCCGCGAGACGGCCCGGCACGCGGGCCACGCCGACATCATCCGGGAGTCCCTGGACGGGAAGACCGCGTTCGAGCTGGTGGCCCTCGCCCAAGGGTGA
- a CDS encoding aldehyde dehydrogenase family protein encodes MSSYFTDLAQQYIDGEWRPGTGSWDIIDFNPYDNEKLASITIATVDEVDEAYQAAARAQKKWAETNPYARRTVFETALRLIEEREGEIAEAIIAELGGTRLKAAFELHLAKEFLREAVNLALRPEGRIIPSPVDGKENRVYRVPVGVVGVISPFNFPFLLSIKSVAPALALGNAVVLKPHQNTPIVGGALVAKIFEDAGLPGGLLNVVITDIAEIGDAFLEHPVPKVISFTGSDKVGRHVATVCAANFKRSVLELGGNSALVVLDDADIDYAVDAAVFSRYVHQGQVCMAANRVLVDRSVAEEFTEKFVAKVRSLKTGDPRDPETVIGPVINSSQADAVSSAVEQAIADGATALVHGTATDNLVEPSVLTDLPANSPLLKQELFGPVALLVPFDGEEEAVRLVNDTPYGLSGAVHTANIERGVAFAKQIDTGMFHVNDGTVHDEPIVPFGGEKHSGIGRLNGDTMLDSFTTTKWISVQHGRSRFPF; translated from the coding sequence ATGTCGTCGTACTTCACCGACCTGGCCCAGCAGTACATCGACGGTGAGTGGCGCCCGGGTACCGGTTCCTGGGACATCATCGACTTCAACCCGTACGACAACGAGAAGTTGGCGTCGATCACCATAGCCACGGTCGACGAGGTCGACGAGGCGTACCAGGCCGCCGCCCGCGCGCAGAAGAAGTGGGCCGAGACCAACCCCTACGCCCGCCGCACGGTGTTCGAGACGGCGCTCCGGCTGATCGAGGAGCGCGAGGGGGAGATCGCCGAGGCGATCATCGCGGAGCTCGGCGGCACCCGCCTGAAGGCCGCCTTCGAGCTCCACCTCGCCAAGGAGTTCCTGCGCGAGGCGGTCAACCTGGCGCTGCGCCCCGAGGGCCGGATCATCCCCTCGCCGGTGGACGGCAAGGAGAACCGCGTCTACCGCGTCCCGGTCGGTGTGGTGGGCGTGATCAGCCCCTTCAACTTCCCCTTCCTGCTGTCGATCAAGTCGGTCGCCCCGGCGCTCGCGCTCGGCAACGCCGTCGTCCTCAAGCCGCACCAGAACACCCCGATCGTCGGCGGCGCCCTGGTCGCGAAGATCTTCGAGGACGCGGGCCTGCCCGGCGGTCTGCTCAACGTCGTGATCACCGACATCGCGGAGATCGGCGACGCCTTCCTGGAGCACCCGGTCCCCAAGGTCATCTCCTTCACGGGTTCGGACAAGGTCGGCCGGCACGTGGCCACCGTCTGCGCCGCGAACTTCAAGCGCTCGGTCCTCGAACTCGGCGGCAACAGCGCTCTGGTGGTCCTCGACGACGCCGACATCGACTACGCGGTCGACGCCGCCGTCTTCAGCCGCTACGTCCACCAGGGCCAGGTCTGCATGGCCGCCAACCGCGTCCTGGTCGACCGCTCGGTCGCCGAGGAGTTCACCGAGAAGTTCGTCGCCAAGGTCAGGAGCCTGAAGACCGGCGACCCGCGCGACCCCGAGACGGTCATCGGCCCGGTCATCAACTCCTCGCAGGCGGACGCCGTCTCGTCCGCCGTCGAGCAGGCGATCGCCGACGGCGCGACCGCCCTGGTGCACGGCACCGCCACGGACAACCTGGTCGAGCCCTCGGTCCTCACCGACCTCCCCGCGAACTCGCCCCTGCTCAAGCAGGAGCTCTTCGGCCCGGTCGCCCTCCTCGTCCCGTTCGACGGCGAGGAGGAGGCGGTGCGCCTGGTCAACGACACCCCGTACGGCCTCAGCGGCGCGGTCCACACCGCGAACATCGAGCGCGGTGTCGCCTTCGCCAAGCAGATCGACACCGGCATGTTCCACGTCAACGACGGCACCGTGCACGACGAGCCGATCGTCCCCTTCGGCGGCGAGAAGCACTCCGGCATCGGCCGCCTGAACGGCGACACCATGCTGGACTCCTTCACCACCACCAAGTGGATCTCGGTCCAGCACGGCCGGAGCCGCTTCCCGTTCTGA
- a CDS encoding helix-turn-helix transcriptional regulator has product MLLGSQLRRLREARNITREAAGYSIRASESKISRMELGRVSFKTRDVEDLLTLYGITDEQERASLLSLAREANVAGWWHSYSDVLPSWFPTYVGLEGAASLIRVYEVQFIHGLLQTEAYARAVVRRGMKGASEADVEKRVALRLERQKHLADPGGPEFHVVLDEASLRRPYGDRQVMRGQLQHLIDISERPNVRLQVMPFGFGGHSGESGAFTILSFTESDLTDVVYLEQLTSALYLDKREDVAQYEKALKELQQDSPGPDESRDLLRGLLQLS; this is encoded by the coding sequence ATGCTGCTCGGCTCGCAACTCAGGCGGCTGCGTGAGGCACGGAACATCACGCGGGAAGCGGCGGGTTACTCGATCCGCGCGTCCGAGTCGAAGATCAGCCGGATGGAGTTGGGCCGGGTGAGCTTCAAGACGCGTGACGTGGAAGACCTGTTGACGCTCTACGGCATCACGGACGAGCAGGAGCGTGCCTCGCTGCTGTCCCTCGCCCGCGAGGCCAACGTCGCGGGCTGGTGGCACAGTTACTCCGACGTCCTGCCGAGCTGGTTCCCCACCTATGTGGGCCTGGAGGGCGCGGCCTCCCTCATCCGCGTCTACGAGGTCCAGTTCATCCACGGGCTGTTGCAGACCGAGGCGTACGCACGTGCAGTCGTCCGGCGCGGGATGAAGGGCGCCAGCGAGGCGGACGTGGAGAAGCGGGTCGCGCTGCGGCTGGAGCGGCAGAAGCACCTCGCCGACCCCGGCGGGCCCGAGTTCCACGTGGTGCTCGACGAGGCGTCCCTGCGCCGGCCCTACGGCGACCGCCAGGTGATGCGCGGACAGCTCCAGCACCTCATCGACATCTCCGAACGCCCCAACGTACGGCTCCAGGTCATGCCGTTCGGCTTCGGCGGCCACTCCGGCGAGAGCGGCGCGTTCACGATCCTCAGCTTCACCGAGTCCGACCTGACCGACGTGGTCTATCTGGAGCAGCTCACCAGCGCGCTCTACCTGGACAAGCGCGAGGACGTGGCGCAGTACGAGAAGGCGCTCAAGGAGCTCCAGCAGGACAGCCCGGGTCCGGACGAGAGCCGGGATCTTCTGCGGGGTCTCCTCCAGCTCTCCTAG
- a CDS encoding ATP-binding protein, with protein MGTNGSTMLEPLRQGLPPLDPAAVSDAASCSLPARYEAVGDARRFTRRTLDQWELGDRFDDVCLVVSELVTNALRHAMPAGSVSAGEHNPPVRLHLMRWTGRLVCAVRDPSQDSPVARDSDDFSAESGRGLFLVDSFSDSWGWHPMSGTLGGKVVWALFRLQPATAPQGAAD; from the coding sequence ATGGGGACGAATGGATCGACCATGCTCGAGCCGTTACGGCAGGGCCTTCCGCCGCTGGATCCCGCGGCCGTGTCCGACGCCGCCTCCTGCTCCCTTCCCGCCCGCTACGAAGCGGTCGGTGACGCACGGAGGTTCACCCGCAGAACGCTGGACCAGTGGGAGCTGGGCGACCGCTTCGACGACGTCTGCCTGGTGGTCTCCGAGCTCGTCACCAACGCGCTCCGGCACGCGATGCCGGCCGGCAGTGTGAGCGCGGGCGAGCACAACCCGCCGGTGCGGCTGCACCTGATGCGCTGGACCGGGCGGCTGGTGTGCGCGGTGCGCGACCCCAGCCAGGACAGTCCGGTGGCGCGCGACTCCGACGACTTCTCCGCGGAGTCGGGACGCGGGCTCTTCCTCGTCGACTCCTTCAGCGACAGCTGGGGGTGGCACCCGATGTCGGGCACGCTGGGCGGCAAGGTGGTCTGGGCGCTGTTCCGCCTCCAGCCGGCGACCGCCCCCCAGGGCGCGGCCGACTGA
- a CDS encoding DUF397 domain-containing protein, whose protein sequence is MDLDVYNGMAATHLRDVAWQKSRHSNSQGSCVEFARLPDGGVAVRNSRFPDGPALVYTRAEIEAMLLGIKDGEFDHLIAG, encoded by the coding sequence GTGGACCTCGACGTGTACAACGGCATGGCGGCCACGCATCTCCGCGATGTGGCCTGGCAGAAGAGTCGGCACAGCAACTCGCAGGGTTCCTGCGTGGAGTTCGCGCGCCTGCCCGACGGCGGGGTGGCGGTCCGCAACTCCCGCTTCCCGGACGGTCCCGCGCTCGTCTACACGCGCGCGGAGATCGAGGCGATGCTCCTGGGCATCAAGGACGGCGAGTTCGACCACCTGATAGCGGGCTGA
- the rpsR gene encoding 30S ribosomal protein S18: MPPRKLDRKPAKNRPNPLDVAGITYIDYKDTDLLRKFISDRGKIRSRRVTRVTAQQQRLLARAIKNAREMALLPYSSGSR; the protein is encoded by the coding sequence ATGCCGCCCCGCAAGCTCGACCGCAAGCCCGCCAAGAACCGCCCCAACCCGCTGGACGTGGCCGGCATCACCTACATCGACTACAAGGACACCGATCTGCTGCGGAAGTTCATCTCCGACCGCGGCAAGATCCGCAGCCGCCGGGTCACCCGCGTGACGGCCCAGCAGCAGCGCCTGCTCGCCCGCGCGATCAAGAACGCCCGGGAGATGGCGCTGCTGCCGTACAGCTCCGGCTCACGCTGA
- a CDS encoding GTP-binding protein — protein MLSVVIVGGLHADARKAAIARLLADVPGSVVLHHDLATAAAGTVVRTIRDATGILSAGETPLVNDCACCALREDLVPELRRLDAAGTLRLAVVELWDSVEPKAMAEVVAAGGLTVTGVITAVDPALVLPYLGNGDDLADRGLAAAATDQRTVADTFARQLEYAPVLAVLDSPEADEEDHELLTQLHPTAHRVPISGDRHSGRPADGPTGHPGEHPESRFTEHPGNRLTELHGHRPTDAAATHHPLRPSAPSAHSALARAALAGFDVESAAAAQHPACARLPAEADAHGVATLVWHRRRPFHPERLYEALEDITCAAARSRGRFWLADKPDVLLHWDAAGGALCVESVGPWLASLPDAAWDMVPPVRRAAAALDWHPEHGDCCQHLVFTSPGLDRDGLERLLESCLLTDAEYAAGRDAWKQLPPAFDTLLEV, from the coding sequence ATGCTCTCCGTCGTGATCGTCGGCGGGCTGCACGCCGACGCCCGCAAGGCGGCCATTGCGCGGCTCCTCGCCGACGTGCCGGGCAGTGTCGTCCTCCATCACGACCTGGCGACGGCCGCGGCCGGCACCGTCGTACGGACGATCCGCGACGCCACCGGCATCCTGTCGGCCGGCGAGACACCCCTGGTCAACGACTGCGCCTGCTGTGCGCTGAGGGAGGACCTGGTCCCGGAGCTGCGGCGCCTCGACGCGGCCGGGACGCTCCGCCTCGCCGTCGTCGAACTGTGGGACTCCGTCGAGCCCAAGGCGATGGCCGAGGTGGTCGCGGCCGGCGGCCTCACCGTCACCGGCGTGATCACCGCGGTCGACCCGGCGCTCGTCCTGCCGTACCTCGGCAACGGCGACGACCTCGCCGACCGCGGCCTCGCCGCCGCGGCCACGGACCAGCGCACCGTCGCCGACACCTTCGCCCGCCAGCTGGAGTACGCCCCCGTCCTCGCCGTCCTCGACTCCCCGGAGGCCGACGAGGAGGACCACGAACTCCTCACCCAACTCCACCCGACGGCCCACCGGGTCCCGATCAGCGGTGACCGGCACTCCGGCCGGCCTGCGGACGGGCCCACCGGACACCCAGGAGAACACCCGGAGAGCCGGTTCACCGAGCACCCCGGAAACCGGCTCACCGAGCTCCACGGACACCGGCCCACCGACGCAGCCGCCACCCACCACCCCCTACGCCCGTCCGCGCCCTCCGCGCACTCCGCCCTCGCCCGCGCCGCGCTCGCCGGCTTCGACGTGGAGTCCGCGGCCGCGGCCCAGCACCCGGCCTGTGCTCGGCTGCCCGCCGAGGCCGACGCGCACGGGGTGGCCACGCTCGTGTGGCATCGCCGCCGGCCGTTCCACCCCGAGCGGCTCTACGAGGCACTGGAGGACATCACCTGCGCGGCCGCCCGCAGCCGGGGCCGGTTCTGGCTCGCCGACAAGCCGGACGTGCTGCTGCACTGGGACGCGGCCGGGGGCGCCCTGTGCGTGGAGAGCGTCGGCCCCTGGCTCGCCTCCCTCCCGGACGCGGCGTGGGACATGGTCCCGCCGGTGCGCCGGGCGGCCGCCGCCCTGGACTGGCACCCCGAGCACGGCGACTGCTGCCAGCACCTCGTCTTCACCTCGCCCGGACTCGACCGCGACGGACTCGAACGGCTCCTGGAGTCCTGCCTGTTGACCGATGCCGAGTACGCCGCGGGCCGCGACGCCTGGAAGCAACTCCCGCCCGCCTTCGACACCCTCCTGGAGGTCTGA
- a CDS encoding type B 50S ribosomal protein L31 produces the protein MRQGIHPAYGPVVFRDRAANHAFLTRSTMTSEKTIEWEDGHTYPVVDVEISNVSHPFYTGTARVLDTAGRVERFERRYGKQG, from the coding sequence ATGCGCCAGGGAATCCACCCCGCCTACGGCCCCGTCGTCTTCCGTGACCGTGCCGCGAACCACGCCTTCCTGACCCGCTCGACGATGACGAGCGAGAAGACGATCGAGTGGGAGGACGGCCACACCTACCCGGTGGTGGACGTCGAGATCTCGAACGTCAGCCACCCCTTCTACACCGGCACCGCGCGCGTGCTGGACACCGCGGGGCGTGTCGAGCGCTTCGAGCGCCGGTACGGAAAGCAGGGCTGA
- the rpmG gene encoding 50S ribosomal protein L33 codes for MARNELRPVIKLRSTAGTGFTYVTRKNRRNDPDRMTLRKYDPVVGRHVDFREER; via the coding sequence ATGGCACGCAACGAACTCCGCCCCGTCATCAAGCTGCGGTCCACCGCCGGGACCGGCTTCACCTATGTCACCCGCAAGAACCGCCGCAACGACCCGGACCGTATGACCCTGCGGAAGTACGACCCGGTCGTCGGCCGCCACGTCGACTTCCGAGAGGAGCGCTGA
- the rpmB gene encoding 50S ribosomal protein L28, whose protein sequence is MSAHCMLTGARPGFGNHISFSHRRTSRRFDPNIQSKRYWLPSEGRYVRLRLSAKGIRTVDTIGVEAAVARIRARGGKV, encoded by the coding sequence TTGTCCGCCCACTGCATGCTGACCGGCGCCCGGCCCGGCTTCGGCAACCACATCTCGTTCTCCCACCGGCGCACCTCGCGCCGCTTCGACCCCAACATCCAGTCCAAGCGGTACTGGCTGCCCAGCGAGGGCCGGTACGTGCGGCTGCGGCTGAGCGCGAAGGGGATCAGGACCGTCGACACGATCGGCGTCGAGGCGGCCGTCGCCCGTATCCGGGCCCGGGGAGGGAAGGTCTGA
- the rpsN gene encoding 30S ribosomal protein S14, with amino-acid sequence MAKKSKIAKNEQRQEIVARYAERRAELKEIIRRPSSSDAERLAAQRELRRQPRDASATRVRNRDQVDGRPRGYFRAFGLSRVGLREHAHAGHLPGVRKSSW; translated from the coding sequence ATGGCGAAGAAGAGCAAGATCGCGAAGAACGAGCAGCGCCAGGAGATCGTGGCGCGGTACGCCGAGCGGCGCGCCGAGCTGAAGGAGATCATCCGCAGGCCGTCCTCCAGCGACGCCGAACGGCTCGCCGCCCAGAGGGAGTTGCGGCGCCAGCCGCGGGACGCGAGCGCCACGCGCGTGCGTAACCGCGATCAGGTGGACGGCCGTCCGCGCGGCTACTTCCGGGCCTTCGGGCTGTCCCGGGTGGGGCTGCGGGAGCACGCGCACGCGGGACATCTGCCAGGTGTCCGCAAATCGTCCTGGTAA
- a CDS encoding DUF4232 domain-containing protein: MRAAPLAVTALAAALLLTACDDGGDSSADRASASPKSGSACALGTVDLEVGPANVAPAAGDTGNIPVTLTNQSAPCTLEGFPAVDLKASDSTVGLAEDKAAQPQKLTLAKGDTASFTITYVRAEPGAAGSLDVRTLGIALPGDGTRKSYKWSYGPVQGKNGTADALNASVSAFAQAGD; encoded by the coding sequence ATGCGCGCCGCCCCTCTCGCCGTCACCGCTCTCGCCGCGGCCCTGCTGCTCACCGCCTGCGACGACGGCGGTGACAGCTCCGCCGACCGCGCGAGCGCGAGCCCGAAGAGCGGCTCGGCCTGTGCGCTCGGCACGGTCGACCTGGAGGTCGGTCCCGCCAACGTGGCTCCCGCCGCCGGCGACACCGGCAACATCCCCGTCACGCTGACCAACCAGAGCGCGCCGTGCACGCTGGAGGGCTTCCCGGCGGTCGACCTGAAGGCGTCGGACAGTACGGTCGGCCTCGCCGAGGACAAGGCCGCGCAGCCCCAGAAACTGACCCTCGCCAAGGGCGACACCGCGAGCTTCACGATCACGTACGTGCGCGCCGAGCCGGGCGCCGCGGGGAGCCTGGACGTCCGGACCCTGGGCATCGCCCTGCCGGGGGACGGCACCCGGAAGAGCTACAAGTGGTCGTACGGCCCGGTCCAGGGCAAGAACGGCACCGCGGACGCCCTGAACGCGTCGGTCAGCGCCTTCGCCCAGGCGGGGGACTGA
- a CDS encoding DUF2786 domain-containing protein, whose amino-acid sequence MGGKGTGAGGDKGRSKGTSTGDGTVDRAFQAALFSDDDTALDTGASLLAADPGADAELARRGAEFVAQAWRRGWQPADVVRMVRRELDEPHVRLAAALIRAQAPDDRPRGHRWAAQLARLEEPDPNTPRPDRFPHATAVLELYRLLLRLPALEPLEEPRQGHQGDGRMLGRIRALLAKAEATGFPEEAEALTAKAQELMARHSVDEALLDARAPAKDAPGACRIGVEPPYEQAKAVLLDAVATANHCRAVWNEPLAFSTVVGFESDLESVELLYTSLLVQAQSAMARAEAAQRAGGRKRTKTFRQSFLAAYAHRVGDRLRAAAETPVTEDLLPVLASREVAVTDRMDRMFPETTTTRLRGVTDEAGWTEGAQAADRARVDNHPRLGHRTDRAT is encoded by the coding sequence ATGGGCGGCAAGGGCACAGGTGCGGGTGGTGACAAGGGCCGCAGCAAAGGCACCAGTACCGGCGACGGCACCGTCGACCGTGCTTTCCAGGCCGCCCTCTTCTCCGACGACGACACCGCCCTGGACACCGGCGCCTCCCTCCTCGCGGCCGACCCCGGCGCGGACGCCGAACTGGCCCGGCGCGGCGCCGAGTTCGTGGCGCAGGCCTGGCGGCGCGGCTGGCAGCCCGCCGACGTCGTCCGCATGGTGCGGCGCGAACTGGACGAGCCGCACGTACGGCTCGCCGCGGCCCTGATCCGCGCACAGGCCCCCGACGACCGCCCGCGCGGTCACCGCTGGGCCGCGCAGCTCGCCCGGCTGGAGGAGCCGGACCCGAACACCCCCCGCCCCGACCGCTTCCCGCACGCCACCGCCGTACTGGAGCTGTACCGCCTGCTGCTGCGGCTGCCCGCACTGGAACCGCTGGAGGAGCCCCGGCAGGGACACCAGGGCGACGGCCGGATGCTGGGCCGTATCCGCGCGCTGCTCGCCAAGGCGGAGGCGACCGGGTTTCCGGAGGAGGCGGAGGCGCTCACCGCCAAGGCGCAGGAGCTGATGGCCCGGCACAGTGTCGACGAGGCGCTGCTGGACGCGCGGGCGCCCGCCAAGGACGCGCCCGGGGCCTGCCGGATCGGGGTCGAGCCGCCGTACGAGCAGGCGAAGGCGGTGCTGCTGGACGCGGTGGCGACGGCCAACCACTGCCGGGCCGTGTGGAACGAACCGCTCGCCTTCTCCACGGTCGTGGGCTTCGAGTCGGACCTGGAGTCGGTCGAACTCCTCTACACCTCGCTGCTGGTGCAGGCGCAGTCCGCGATGGCCAGGGCGGAGGCGGCCCAGCGGGCGGGCGGCCGCAAGCGCACCAAGACCTTCCGGCAGTCCTTCCTCGCGGCCTACGCCCACCGCGTCGGCGACCGGCTGCGGGCCGCCGCCGAGACCCCGGTGACCGAGGACCTGCTGCCGGTCCTCGCCTCCCGCGAGGTCGCCGTCACCGACCGCATGGACCGCATGTTCCCCGAGACCACCACCACCCGCCTGCGCGGCGTCACCGACGAGGCGGGCTGGACCGAGGGCGCCCAAGCAGCCGACCGAGCCCGGGTCGACAACCACCCCCGCCTCGGTCACCGGACCGATCGGGCGACCTGA
- a CDS encoding LysE family translocator, translated as MMDMSLYAAFLVAAFALCVTPGPDMMFIVAMGGRGGPTAGVMAALGVASAMFVHTVAAALGLSALFQSLPTLYHVLRWAGAAYLLYLAVRAFRDRSVPGEDGAPAGPGMRRAFWQGAVTNLLNPKVILFNVAFLPQFVAPGKGHVWGQFLVLGLTITVMGVVVDGLTGLLSGKLSALLRRSRRVARGLNIFSGSVFTGLAVRLVASPK; from the coding sequence ATGATGGACATGTCTCTCTACGCGGCCTTTCTCGTCGCCGCCTTCGCGCTCTGTGTCACTCCCGGCCCCGACATGATGTTCATCGTGGCGATGGGCGGCCGGGGCGGCCCCACCGCCGGGGTGATGGCGGCGCTCGGCGTGGCCTCGGCGATGTTCGTGCACACGGTCGCCGCCGCGCTCGGCCTCTCCGCGCTGTTCCAGTCCCTGCCGACCCTGTACCACGTGCTGCGCTGGGCGGGCGCGGCCTATCTGCTGTACCTCGCGGTGAGGGCGTTCCGGGACCGTTCGGTGCCTGGGGAGGACGGGGCGCCGGCCGGGCCGGGGATGCGGCGGGCCTTCTGGCAGGGGGCCGTCACCAATCTGCTCAACCCCAAGGTGATCCTCTTCAACGTGGCGTTCCTGCCCCAGTTCGTGGCGCCCGGGAAGGGCCATGTGTGGGGGCAGTTCCTGGTGCTCGGCCTCACGATCACCGTCATGGGCGTGGTCGTGGACGGCCTGACGGGACTGCTCTCCGGGAAGCTCTCGGCGCTGCTGCGGCGCAGTCGGCGGGTGGCGCGGGGGCTGAACATCTTCAGCGGGTCGGTGTTCACGGGGCTCGCGGTGCGGTTGGTGGCCTCGCCGAAGTAG